A section of the Paenibacillus aurantius genome encodes:
- the pdxT gene encoding pyridoxal 5'-phosphate synthase glutaminase subunit PdxT produces MKIGVLALQGAVAEHIRLLGQAGAEGVAVKKTEQLQDLDGIIIPGGESTTIGKLMRTYGFIDALREFAGRKKPVFGTCAGLIVIAKEIAGQEEAHLGLMNMIVSRNAFGRQRESFETDLAIQGVGDDVRAVFIRAPLIKEVGEGVDVLATYKDEIVAAREGHLLAASFHPELTDDYRLHAYFLEMVKDYN; encoded by the coding sequence ATGAAGATCGGAGTGCTGGCCCTCCAGGGTGCCGTGGCCGAGCATATTCGTCTCTTGGGACAAGCCGGTGCCGAAGGTGTGGCCGTTAAGAAAACCGAACAGCTGCAGGACCTGGACGGCATCATTATCCCCGGTGGGGAAAGCACCACCATCGGCAAGTTGATGAGGACGTACGGCTTTATCGACGCCCTGCGTGAGTTCGCCGGCCGCAAGAAGCCGGTATTCGGAACCTGCGCCGGCCTGATCGTCATCGCCAAGGAAATCGCCGGTCAGGAAGAGGCTCATCTCGGGTTGATGAACATGATCGTTTCACGCAATGCGTTTGGCCGCCAGAGGGAAAGCTTCGAAACGGACCTCGCCATCCAAGGCGTGGGAGACGACGTACGTGCCGTATTCATCCGGGCCCCGCTCATTAAAGAAGTGGGCGAAGGAGTGGACGTGCTGGCGACCTACAAGGACGAAATTGTAGCGGCCCGCGAGGGTCATCTGCTCGCTGCCTCCTTCCACCCGGAGCTGACCGATGATTACCGGCTGCACGCGTATTTTCTGGAGATGGTTAAAGACTACAACTAA
- a CDS encoding RNA polymerase sigma factor, translated as MVTGKEGRAISEEDDLVKRIRNGETESFRILIERYRGYLFQVVLSVVRHPKDAEDVTQEVFLRIYSALPQYQYQGFKTWITRIAVNKAIDHTRRARSQKAEPVECIEDYASFREDEPSVEGAYLDKEKKELLHRSLQQIPDNYRDILHAYYIEDKSYQEIAAEQGIERKSVESKLYRARQWLRKHWKEEDFR; from the coding sequence ATGGTTACGGGGAAGGAGGGGAGAGCTATTTCGGAAGAGGATGATCTCGTAAAGCGGATTAGGAACGGGGAAACGGAGTCCTTTCGGATTCTGATCGAGAGATATAGGGGGTACCTGTTTCAGGTTGTGCTTTCGGTGGTCCGCCACCCGAAGGATGCCGAAGATGTGACGCAGGAAGTGTTCCTGAGGATCTATTCCGCTCTCCCCCAATACCAGTACCAAGGGTTCAAAACCTGGATCACCCGCATTGCCGTCAATAAAGCGATTGACCATACCCGCCGGGCCCGGAGCCAAAAAGCCGAGCCTGTCGAATGCATAGAAGATTATGCCTCCTTCAGAGAGGACGAGCCTTCCGTGGAGGGAGCTTACCTTGACAAGGAAAAAAAAGAGCTTCTGCACCGAAGCCTGCAGCAAATCCCGGACAACTACCGGGACATCCTTCACGCTTACTACATAGAGGACAAGTCCTACCAGGAAATTGCCGCCGAGCAGGGGATTGAACGAAAAAGCGTGGAATCGAAGCTGTACCGCGCCAGACAGTGGCTGCGCAAGCATTGGAAGGAGGAGGATTTTCGATGA
- the serS gene encoding serine--tRNA ligase has product MFDAKLLRNDYDAAKQAMINRGKPLDDISKFTDLDVKRRELLQEVEQLKNRRNVVSQEVAAKKKAGEDAEATILEMRQVGDRIKALDEEIRVVEVELNHILLSIPNVPHASVPVGTSEEENVEIRRWGEPAAFAYTPKAHWELAQNLGILDFEAAAKVTGSRFVFYKGLGARLERALINFMMDLHSGEHGYEEMLPPYIVNRDSMTGTGQLPKFAEDVFKLADTDYFLIPTAEVPVTNYHRDDILANEDLPKYFVAFSACFRSEAGSAGRDTRGLIRQHQFNKVELVKLVHPESSYEELEKLTDNAEKVLQLLKLPYRVLTLCTGDLGFSSAKTYDLEVWLPESGTYREISSCSNFEDFQARRANIRFRRDAKAKPEFVHTLNGSGLALGRTVAAILENYQQEDGSVVIPEVLRPYMGGQTVIGRK; this is encoded by the coding sequence TTGTTTGATGCAAAGCTGCTTAGAAACGATTATGATGCCGCCAAGCAGGCTATGATAAACCGCGGGAAACCGCTGGACGACATAAGCAAGTTTACGGACTTGGACGTCAAACGCCGCGAGCTTCTGCAGGAAGTGGAGCAGCTGAAGAACCGGAGAAACGTGGTTTCCCAGGAGGTTGCCGCTAAGAAAAAGGCCGGAGAGGATGCCGAAGCCACGATTCTGGAAATGCGTCAGGTCGGGGACCGCATCAAGGCATTGGACGAAGAGATCCGTGTGGTCGAAGTGGAGCTGAATCACATTCTGCTGTCGATCCCGAACGTTCCTCATGCCAGCGTGCCGGTAGGAACTTCCGAAGAGGAGAATGTGGAGATCCGCCGCTGGGGGGAGCCAGCCGCTTTTGCCTATACGCCCAAAGCCCACTGGGAATTGGCTCAAAACCTGGGGATTCTGGATTTTGAGGCCGCGGCCAAGGTAACCGGGTCCCGTTTTGTCTTCTACAAGGGCTTGGGTGCCCGCCTGGAGCGTGCCCTGATCAATTTCATGATGGACCTTCACAGCGGAGAGCACGGATACGAAGAAATGCTTCCTCCGTATATCGTCAACCGGGACAGCATGACCGGAACGGGACAGCTTCCGAAGTTTGCGGAGGACGTGTTCAAGCTGGCGGATACGGATTATTTCCTTATTCCGACGGCGGAGGTTCCCGTTACGAATTATCACCGGGACGATATTCTGGCGAACGAGGACCTTCCGAAGTATTTTGTGGCGTTCAGCGCCTGCTTCCGCTCGGAGGCCGGATCGGCCGGACGGGATACCCGCGGGCTCATCCGCCAGCATCAGTTCAATAAGGTGGAGCTGGTGAAGCTGGTTCATCCGGAGTCCTCTTACGAGGAGCTGGAGAAGCTGACGGACAATGCGGAGAAGGTGCTCCAGCTGCTTAAGCTTCCTTACCGGGTGCTCACCCTGTGCACCGGGGACTTGGGCTTCTCGTCGGCCAAAACCTATGATCTGGAGGTCTGGCTTCCCGAGAGCGGAACGTACCGGGAAATTTCCTCGTGCAGCAACTTTGAGGATTTCCAGGCACGCCGCGCCAATATCCGGTTCCGCCGCGATGCGAAGGCCAAGCCGGAGTTCGTGCATACGCTGAATGGCTCGGGACTTGCCCTGGGACGTACGGTGGCCGCCATCCTCGAGAATTACCAGCAGGAAGATGGAAGCGTGGTTATTCCTGAAGTGCTGCGTCCTTATATGGGCGGGCAGACGGTCATTGGCAGAAAATAA
- a CDS encoding small acid-soluble spore protein P: MPKDIPQPTNPPTGQANQREQDNRQQEPLSGSKSVKNRNHSRNNHAEGS, encoded by the coding sequence ATGCCTAAAGACATTCCCCAGCCGACCAACCCGCCCACCGGACAGGCCAATCAGCGGGAGCAGGACAACCGGCAGCAGGAGCCTCTGTCCGGCTCGAAGAGCGTGAAGAACCGCAATCATTCCCGCAACAACCACGCAGAGGGAAGCTGA
- the pdxS gene encoding pyridoxal 5'-phosphate synthase lyase subunit PdxS, producing METGTSRVKRGMAEMQKGGVIMDVMNAEQAKIAEAAGAVAVMALERVPADIRAAGGVARMADPTIVEEVTKVVSIPVMAKARIGHFVEAKILESLGVDYIDESEVLTPADEVYHINKHDFTVPFVCGARDLGEALRRIAEGASMLRTKGEPGTGNIVEAVRHMRMMMAQIRKVQSMSRDELYNEAKLLGASFDLLLQVHETGKLPVVNFAAGGVATPADAALMMHLGADGVFVGSGIFKSDAPEKFAKAIVEATTHYTDFGLIAELSKNLGTPMKGIEISSLGASERMQERGW from the coding sequence ATGGAAACAGGTACATCCCGGGTTAAAAGAGGTATGGCGGAAATGCAAAAAGGCGGCGTTATCATGGACGTCATGAACGCCGAGCAGGCCAAAATTGCGGAGGCAGCCGGCGCAGTAGCCGTCATGGCGCTGGAGCGCGTTCCTGCCGACATTCGTGCAGCAGGCGGCGTAGCCCGTATGGCGGATCCTACGATCGTAGAAGAAGTGACCAAGGTCGTCTCCATCCCGGTTATGGCCAAAGCCCGTATCGGGCATTTCGTCGAAGCCAAAATCCTGGAATCCCTCGGCGTCGATTACATTGACGAGAGCGAAGTGCTCACTCCCGCCGATGAAGTGTACCACATCAACAAGCATGATTTCACCGTTCCTTTCGTTTGCGGCGCCAGAGACCTTGGAGAAGCCCTGCGCCGGATTGCTGAAGGTGCCTCCATGCTGCGGACCAAGGGCGAGCCGGGTACCGGAAACATCGTCGAAGCGGTCCGTCATATGCGTATGATGATGGCCCAAATCCGCAAAGTACAGAGCATGTCCCGCGACGAGCTCTACAACGAAGCCAAGCTGCTGGGAGCTTCCTTCGACCTGCTCCTGCAGGTTCACGAAACCGGAAAGCTGCCGGTTGTTAACTTTGCCGCCGGCGGGGTAGCGACTCCGGCTGATGCGGCTCTGATGATGCATCTGGGTGCGGACGGCGTATTCGTCGGTTCCGGGATTTTCAAATCCGATGCTCCAGAGAAATTTGCCAAAGCGATCGTGGAAGCCACGACCCATTATACCGATTTCGGCCTGATTGCCGAGCTTTCCAAAAACCTGGGAACGCCGATGAAGGGCATTGAAATTTCGAGCCTGGGCGCTTCCGAGCGTATGCAGGAGCGCGGCTGGTAA
- a CDS encoding Gfo/Idh/MocA family protein — protein MTLQIGFVGTGGIARAHQNHLSSLEGVTVAGFTGTRMAHSEKAAREWKDARAYESLEQMLDDRRLDAVYICVPPDSHDGLEELLIDRGIPFLVEKPLGTDLALPRRLAARIREQNLLTSVGYHWRYLDSAQKAKELLLNTKIGMSLGYWMGTMPRAPWWIVQKGSGGQFVEQTTHITDLLRYLVGEITEVYAAYSHRVMHEVVEGADVSDVGTVTMKLADGSVATISNTCLIPNYHTVGLDIYTNDGIYEIREACLKRATADTVTQYNNQTKPMYNENEAFIRALRTGDRSGILSDYEDSLKTHEVTMAANESARTGLPVTIPGNGA, from the coding sequence ATGACTCTTCAAATAGGATTTGTGGGAACCGGCGGAATCGCCCGTGCCCACCAAAATCATTTGTCTTCTCTTGAGGGAGTGACCGTCGCCGGCTTTACCGGCACCCGGATGGCCCACTCCGAGAAAGCGGCGCGCGAGTGGAAGGATGCCCGCGCCTATGAGTCCCTGGAGCAGATGCTCGACGACCGGAGGCTCGACGCTGTCTACATCTGCGTCCCTCCCGACAGCCATGACGGGCTGGAGGAGCTCCTGATCGACCGGGGCATTCCTTTTCTGGTGGAGAAGCCTCTTGGCACCGATCTCGCCCTTCCCCGCCGGCTGGCGGCCCGCATCCGGGAGCAGAACCTGCTTACGTCGGTAGGGTATCACTGGCGTTACCTCGATTCGGCCCAGAAGGCGAAGGAACTCCTGCTGAATACTAAGATCGGGATGTCCCTCGGCTACTGGATGGGCACGATGCCCCGGGCTCCGTGGTGGATCGTTCAGAAGGGCTCCGGCGGCCAATTCGTGGAACAGACGACCCATATCACGGATCTTCTCCGCTACCTGGTTGGCGAGATCACAGAGGTCTATGCCGCTTACAGCCACCGGGTGATGCATGAAGTCGTGGAAGGCGCCGATGTATCCGACGTCGGCACGGTGACGATGAAGCTCGCCGATGGCTCAGTGGCCACGATTTCCAACACGTGCCTTATCCCGAACTACCATACCGTCGGCCTTGATATTTATACGAACGACGGCATTTACGAAATTCGCGAGGCTTGCTTAAAAAGAGCTACCGCGGACACCGTGACCCAGTACAACAACCAGACGAAGCCGATGTACAACGAGAATGAAGCCTTCATCCGGGCCCTCCGGACGGGGGACCGTTCCGGCATCCTCTCCGATTACGAAGATTCCTTGAAGACGCACGAGGTGACGATGGCGGCCAACGAATCGGCCCGCACGGGCCTACCGGTCACGATCCCCGGGAACGGGGCTTAA
- a CDS encoding acyltransferase gives MRKERITELETVRALAILAVLVIHVTASGTVELPSGGVSRGIYLVLNKLSNFSVPAFVLMSGLVLFYRYGDDWGKGQAAAFYRKRLQYIVLPYLVWSGFYIVYNRLIHGEAVTGITLSRLGDNLLWGEASYHLYFIVLIVQYYALFPLLMAAAKKGGGGSLLLIGLVLQAGAFYYNHAVAEIPHRSAFGLTYLGEFCIGGALGLGYREWISRLKPRQTAVWALSGLLGAGLAWIHLAGPDRFSWGPEGAEAIVHAYSVAVSVALLLAGSSLLRSSPGMARFLTALGAASFGVYLIHPAVLTAWAVSFSYPPGSPAYHLSNAGAFAVGLAVSWGVFLLLRRAKAGWVLLGK, from the coding sequence ATGCGCAAGGAAAGAATCACGGAACTGGAAACCGTTCGGGCTTTGGCGATATTGGCCGTCCTGGTGATCCACGTAACCGCATCGGGAACCGTCGAGCTTCCGTCCGGTGGAGTTTCCCGAGGGATATATTTGGTGTTGAACAAGCTCAGCAATTTCTCGGTGCCGGCCTTTGTGCTGATGAGCGGCCTGGTGCTGTTCTACCGGTACGGGGACGACTGGGGAAAGGGACAGGCCGCGGCCTTCTACCGCAAGCGGCTGCAGTACATCGTTCTGCCTTACCTCGTGTGGTCGGGCTTCTATATCGTCTATAACCGGCTTATCCATGGGGAGGCGGTCACCGGAATCACGCTTTCCCGGCTCGGGGACAACCTGCTGTGGGGAGAAGCGTCGTATCATCTCTATTTCATCGTGCTGATCGTTCAATATTATGCCCTGTTTCCTCTATTGATGGCCGCCGCCAAAAAAGGAGGGGGCGGGTCCCTGCTTCTCATCGGTCTTGTTCTTCAAGCAGGGGCGTTCTATTATAACCATGCGGTAGCGGAAATTCCCCACCGTTCGGCTTTTGGGCTGACCTACCTGGGGGAATTCTGCATCGGGGGCGCCCTGGGTCTGGGCTACCGGGAGTGGATTAGCCGCTTGAAGCCCCGCCAGACGGCCGTGTGGGCCCTGTCCGGGCTTCTGGGAGCGGGCCTGGCGTGGATTCACCTGGCGGGACCGGACCGCTTCTCCTGGGGCCCTGAGGGGGCGGAGGCAATCGTGCACGCTTACTCCGTCGCCGTCTCGGTCGCGCTGCTGCTGGCCGGGAGCTCCCTGCTTCGATCCTCGCCGGGGATGGCCCGATTCCTCACCGCGCTCGGCGCCGCATCCTTCGGCGTGTACCTTATCCATCCCGCCGTGCTCACGGCCTGGGCGGTTTCCTTCTCGTACCCGCCGGGATCACCCGCGTATCACTTGTCAAATGCGGGAGCCTTCGCGGTTGGTCTGGCTGTGTCCTGGGGGGTCTTTCTGCTCCTAAGAAGAGCCAAAGCCGGCTGGGTCCTGCTTGGAAAATAA
- a CDS encoding phosphatase PAP2 family protein encodes MTKLYMTGLAAATAAVLYAITRVQNWGILCILVLLAALWGTRKDAKPISWIQFMPAGFITLLAFFVIYTYANPLWEKVVGWQTSSVHHIVNWNEWFNSIPLNDAAFLRVWQPYWLTKYMQWVYSYGFTLSYWICVIRAFFTKDVRKLGQYSLAGYLLQVPLILPFYNTILLQEVWHVQGTPDLLERGLTGDDVFFTVINCFPSMHTSIAFAAILLAYREKSRWYRWVIGVYGFSIITATMYLKIHWVLDVAAGMLFAYGCVKLSDWIVGSRFYAAFTERFEGLGRKLEAARPSRSRPEAGRETTKDIA; translated from the coding sequence ATGACCAAGCTTTACATGACGGGCCTCGCCGCGGCCACGGCAGCGGTCCTTTACGCGATTACCCGCGTCCAGAATTGGGGCATTCTGTGCATCCTCGTGCTGCTCGCCGCCCTATGGGGGACCCGCAAAGACGCCAAGCCCATTTCGTGGATTCAGTTTATGCCGGCGGGCTTCATTACCCTGCTCGCTTTTTTCGTGATCTATACCTACGCCAATCCTTTGTGGGAGAAGGTCGTCGGCTGGCAGACCTCGTCGGTCCATCATATCGTCAACTGGAACGAGTGGTTTAATTCGATCCCGCTGAACGACGCCGCCTTCCTGCGGGTTTGGCAGCCCTACTGGCTTACCAAGTACATGCAGTGGGTCTACAGCTACGGCTTCACGCTATCCTATTGGATCTGTGTCATTCGCGCTTTCTTCACTAAGGACGTGCGCAAGCTTGGGCAGTATTCCCTGGCCGGCTACCTGCTGCAGGTTCCGCTCATTCTGCCGTTCTACAACACCATCCTTCTTCAGGAGGTGTGGCATGTGCAGGGGACGCCGGATCTGCTTGAGCGCGGGCTGACCGGCGACGATGTGTTCTTTACCGTCATCAATTGTTTTCCGAGTATGCATACCTCCATCGCCTTTGCCGCCATCCTGCTTGCTTACCGGGAGAAAAGCCGCTGGTATCGCTGGGTCATCGGCGTCTACGGCTTCTCGATTATCACCGCCACCATGTACCTCAAAATTCACTGGGTGCTTGATGTCGCGGCGGGCATGCTCTTCGCGTACGGCTGCGTGAAGCTCTCCGACTGGATCGTCGGATCCCGGTTCTACGCCGCCTTCACCGAGCGGTTCGAAGGGCTGGGCCGCAAGCTGGAGGCCGCCCGCCCGTCGCGTTCCCGACCGGAAGCGGGAAGGGAAACCACGAAGGATATCGCTTAA
- a CDS encoding ArnT family glycosyltransferase, giving the protein MERKLLSMESPRIRWMLWLLLGGSLLLKILLVLLHGAAYDYHSDDRGYLESARILLETGRFTYNDPSRPTAFITPALPGFLAAVMTITGPGLILEQTVRILQAVMVTGALWLLYRIGLRMVSAKASLLAVALCCLYPPLWLVSNFIFTEALFTLLVMLLLYMALLAEERPTWSRALLFGLVWAAAVYVRPTIALWPGLLFLLLLYRRNIPWPRLIRSGLVTAAVFVLCLLPWWVRNYEVSGGEFIPLTRASGNPLLLGTYPWTVPSLFLEEQRTWHTTDDLWINDQIDRERAMERIKEGFTHSFWTYASWYTVGKFLLFWGDVFYWMPIPGVPLAAAILCHYVILLPGFIGMWKARRHPVAQVILLLLGYMSLLHMIYLAHSRYSVPLMPLVALFAASYLLSLRRLRKPAPASAAS; this is encoded by the coding sequence TTGGAAAGGAAGCTGCTGTCGATGGAATCCCCCCGCATCCGCTGGATGCTATGGCTGCTGCTCGGTGGAAGTCTGCTGCTCAAAATCTTGCTTGTTCTCCTGCACGGAGCCGCTTATGACTATCATTCCGATGATAGAGGCTATCTGGAATCGGCACGGATTCTGCTAGAAACGGGAAGGTTCACCTATAACGACCCCTCCCGGCCGACAGCCTTTATAACGCCGGCCCTTCCCGGTTTTCTGGCGGCCGTTATGACCATAACCGGACCCGGTTTGATTCTGGAGCAGACGGTGCGTATTCTGCAGGCCGTCATGGTGACGGGAGCGCTGTGGCTGCTCTACCGAATCGGGCTCCGGATGGTTTCCGCGAAGGCCTCCCTGCTCGCCGTGGCCCTATGCTGCCTATACCCGCCTCTATGGCTCGTATCGAATTTTATATTCACCGAGGCGCTGTTCACCTTGTTGGTGATGCTTCTTCTGTACATGGCCTTGCTGGCGGAGGAAAGACCCACCTGGAGTCGAGCCCTGCTGTTCGGACTCGTCTGGGCCGCTGCGGTTTATGTTCGGCCGACGATCGCCTTATGGCCCGGCCTGCTCTTCCTTCTGCTGCTCTACCGCCGTAACATTCCTTGGCCGCGGCTGATCCGCTCGGGTCTCGTTACCGCGGCCGTGTTTGTGCTTTGCCTGCTTCCCTGGTGGGTGCGCAACTACGAGGTATCCGGCGGGGAATTCATCCCCCTGACCCGGGCGAGCGGCAACCCGCTTCTTCTCGGAACGTACCCGTGGACCGTCCCCTCTCTTTTTCTTGAGGAGCAGCGGACTTGGCACACCACCGACGACCTGTGGATCAATGACCAGATCGACCGGGAGCGAGCTATGGAACGGATTAAGGAAGGATTCACCCATTCGTTCTGGACCTACGCGAGCTGGTATACCGTCGGGAAATTTCTTCTGTTCTGGGGCGATGTGTTCTATTGGATGCCGATTCCGGGGGTTCCTCTCGCCGCCGCCATCCTGTGCCATTACGTGATTCTCCTCCCCGGCTTTATCGGCATGTGGAAAGCCCGCCGTCATCCGGTGGCGCAGGTTATTCTGCTCCTGCTTGGCTACATGAGCCTACTGCATATGATTTATTTGGCCCATTCCCGCTATTCCGTGCCGTTGATGCCGCTGGTCGCTCTTTTCGCCGCTTCCTATCTGCTGTCCCTAAGGCGACTCAGGAAACCGGCTCCTGCCTCAGCAGCTTCCTAA
- the tadA gene encoding tRNA adenosine(34) deaminase TadA yields the protein MEDHQVWMREALKEAEKAKALGEVPIGAVVVKNGQVIGRGHNLRETSYDPTSHAEMLAIREASGRLGAWRLLDCRLYVTLEPCPMCAGAIVQSRVPHVIYGTPDPKAGCAGTLMNLLQEPRFNHRVEITAGVLQEECSSMLSRFFRELRESRRKPL from the coding sequence ATGGAGGACCACCAGGTTTGGATGAGGGAAGCCTTGAAAGAAGCGGAGAAGGCTAAAGCGTTGGGCGAAGTGCCGATTGGAGCCGTCGTGGTCAAGAACGGGCAGGTCATTGGCAGAGGCCATAACTTGCGGGAAACCTCCTATGACCCTACCTCCCATGCCGAAATGCTCGCCATCCGTGAAGCAAGCGGCCGCCTGGGTGCATGGAGGCTCCTGGACTGCCGGCTCTATGTCACGCTCGAGCCTTGCCCGATGTGTGCCGGGGCCATCGTTCAATCCCGCGTTCCTCATGTTATCTACGGGACGCCCGATCCGAAAGCCGGCTGTGCGGGTACGCTAATGAATCTGCTCCAGGAGCCCCGGTTCAATCACCGGGTGGAGATTACGGCCGGTGTGCTGCAGGAGGAATGCTCCTCCATGCTGAGCCGGTTTTTTCGGGAGCTTCGGGAAAGCCGCCGAAAGCCGCTTTAA
- a CDS encoding alpha/beta fold hydrolase has product MESKKINVNGTTLAYQEQGSGNPVVLLHGFCGSSRYWEKVIPAISGQYRVIVPDLRGHGQSDAPPGPYEMEAFASDIEALLQELGIAKTVVLGHSLGGYITLALAEKNPGLLAGWGLVHSTAHPDSEEGKANRLKGIETIDTKGLPEFIEGLVPKLFAPAHLEPMAAAVEDVKAIGRETSPEGAKATLEGMRRRPDRNHVLENAQVPVLLAAGTEDKVITPDKTFSVDRPSITKVTIDGSGHMSMYEAPDQLIVGLTSFLGRLY; this is encoded by the coding sequence ATGGAGAGCAAGAAAATAAACGTTAACGGGACTACCCTAGCCTATCAAGAGCAGGGAAGCGGAAACCCCGTGGTTTTGCTTCATGGGTTTTGCGGAAGCTCCCGGTATTGGGAGAAAGTTATTCCCGCAATTAGCGGCCAATACCGGGTGATCGTGCCGGACCTGCGGGGTCACGGCCAATCGGACGCCCCCCCAGGACCATACGAGATGGAAGCCTTCGCTTCCGATATCGAGGCTCTGCTTCAGGAGCTCGGCATAGCCAAGACGGTCGTACTTGGGCATTCCCTCGGCGGCTACATTACTTTAGCCCTGGCCGAGAAGAACCCGGGCTTATTGGCCGGATGGGGGCTCGTTCATTCGACGGCCCATCCCGATTCGGAGGAAGGCAAGGCCAACCGTCTCAAAGGAATCGAAACGATCGACACGAAGGGCTTGCCGGAATTCATCGAAGGATTGGTCCCCAAGCTGTTTGCCCCTGCGCACTTGGAGCCGATGGCCGCTGCGGTAGAGGACGTTAAGGCGATCGGGCGGGAAACGTCACCGGAAGGGGCGAAGGCTACCCTGGAGGGAATGCGCCGCCGTCCGGACCGGAACCACGTGCTGGAGAATGCCCAGGTGCCGGTTCTGCTAGCAGCCGGAACGGAGGACAAAGTCATTACTCCGGACAAAACCTTCTCCGTTGACCGGCCATCCATCACCAAAGTGACGATCGACGGTTCCGGCCATATGAGCATGTATGAGGCTCCCGACCAACTGATTGTGGGGCTTACAAGCTTTTTGGGCCGCCTCTATTGA